A region from the Aricia agestis chromosome 12, ilAriAges1.1, whole genome shotgun sequence genome encodes:
- the LOC121732731 gene encoding sodium/potassium-transporting ATPase subunit alpha-4-like gives MRGRSTTSLAPQMRAGNHESQLNVLKEEPLTAVHFLSPSQLEVVFRTNINTGLTASLAEELLELYGPNTFKEEKGPRYWKILRRNLFGWFQCVLWAGAILNFIGYVCSLYIYTEHSGKDYLYLGGVITATVVGTGLFGFYQEARNMAVMSGFEKMIPSYATVVRDGMKLGVPTSELVIGDVVEMFGGEIVPADIRVVTCTNFKTDMSALTGESKLVTHRPECTHSNPLESKNMAYYGCPISEGTATGVVVATGEGTEMGKIAGLVSGLEKTKTPIAKEITHFIKLICGVAFTMGFIFFAMVFYMERNWISALQYMLGIILANVPEGLIVTLTVCMTLSANNLKKKNCLAKTLQAVETLGSTSCICSDKTGTLTENKMSVAHLYCNFTIFDKNDHSHVSQPAYATLCLAASLNLRAVFAPDEEEVDDDQIHKKKIIGDASEQAILRYMEINRSAMQTRNGNPKVAEIPFSSAYKYQVTIHEMQATNSYYLIMKGAPEIILEYCLRLLTDEGDAELNPELKKEIKASFIKLANMGERVIGYCDYNLPVHEYPIGYIFDTERKNFPMENFRFIGAISMIDPPRKDIEKCIALCRQAGIRVIMVTGDHPVTALAISKKCGTITQPNAYEYAFEHHIEVADVPEHVKNKFQSAVITGNQLRKMTSNELKAAFTRYSEITFARTSPQQKLTIVETLQSLKHVVAVTGDGVNDSPALKKADIGIAMGITGTEVSKRAADMILLDDNFGSIVLGIKEGRRIFDNLKKTIAYTLTSNTPEMLPFVLYAILEIPLPMTLIMILVINVGTDLMPAMSLAYETSEQDIMSIPPRKTTDHLVNGVLIYMAYFQVGMIQFFAGMYAYLVVFAQHGFFPASLMYVRSAWEDPSSNVKNTIGTVWNYENRKFLERKAQTAYFVAVCWTQVSDVIICKTRRISLLKKGMTNHVLNISIIIDLLAAAAVTYIPICNEIFGTAPIEAADFFLAIPFFVLMIVADEVRRFVIRRVKELVQILGVAIDSCAFIYAGRVWTLPVFYRRTTVMYAKLLMVCCLVSAAVAAPGIYDGLGLGGHAISYAAPAISYAAPVAHSIAPIQPIVKAVAAPVVRAEPVDPNPAYSFAYGVQDPSTGDHKDAQETLQNGVVHGSYSLVEPDGHIRKVTYTADHVNGFNAVVQRTGNAHAAPVAVAHAPVAVGHAPLLAPAPVAVAAPVAKLTLPAIGHPW, from the exons ATGCGTGGTCGATCTACCACCTCACTGGCTCCGCAAATGCGAGCTGGCAACCACGAGTCGCAGCTCAATGTTCTGAAGGAGGAACCCCTCACCGCAGTGCACTTCCTTAGCCCGTCACAACTCGAAGTGGTCTTCCGCACTAACATCAACACTGGACTCACCGCGAGCCTCGCCGAGGAACTGCTAGAGCTGTACGGCCCCAACACGTTCAAGGAAGAAAAAGGACCCCGCTACTGGAAGATACTCCGACGCAACCTCTTCGGCTGGTTCCAGTGCGTCCTCTGGGCGGGCGCCATCTTAAATTTCATCGGATACGTCTGCTCCCTCTACATATACACCGAGCACTCCGGAAAGGACTACTTGTACCTCGGAGGCGTCATCACCGCGACCGTCGTCGGCACCGGACTCTTCGGGTTTTACCAGGAGGCACGAAACATGGCCGTCATGAGCGGCTTCGAGAAGATGATCCCGTCGTATGCGACAGTAGTCCGCGACGGCATGAAGCTCGGCGTCCCGACGAGCGAGCTGGTAATAGGAGACGTCGTCGAAATGTTCGGCGGAGAGATCGTCCCCGCAGACATAAGAGTCGTGACTTGTACGAATTTCAAAACGGATATGTCGGCGCTCACGGGCGAATCCAAGCTCGTCACTCACAGGCCGGAATGCACCCACTCGAATCCCCTGGAATCCAAAAATATGGCATACTACGGCTGCCCTATCTCCGAGGGAACCGCGACTGGCGTCGTCGTGGCTACGGGAGAGGGCACCGAGATGGGAAAAATCGCTGGCCTCGTGTCCGGTCTGGAGAAAACTAAAACTCCCATCGCTAAGGAGATCACGCATTTTATAAAGCTCATTTGCGGCGTCGCGTTCACGATGGGCTTCATATTTTTCGCGATGGTTTTTTACATGGAGCGCAACTGGATATCGGCTCTACAGTACATGCTCGGCATCATACTGGCGAACGTCCCGGAGGGACTCATCGTGACCTTGACCGTGTGCATGACTTTGTCCGCCAATAATTTGAAGAAAAAGAACTGTCTGGCAAAAACGTTGCAAGCCGTCGAGACTCTGGGTTCCACTTCGTGCATATGCTCGGACAAGACTGGTACCTTGACTGAAAACAAGATGAGCGTCGCTCATTTATACTGCAACTTCACTATTTTCGATAAAAATGATCACTCCCACGTCTCGCAGCCCGCGTATGCCACTCTATGTCTGGCTGCCTCGCTAAATTTGAGAGCGGTGTTCGCTCCTGATGAAGAAGAAGTAGACGACGATCAGATACATAAGAAGAAAATAATTGGAGACGCCTCAGAACAGGCGATACTGCGCTACATGGAAATCAACCGATCCGCTATGCAGACTCGAAACGGGAATCCAAAGGTTGCGGAAATACCTTTCAGCTCAGCTTACAAGTATCAAGTCACCATTCACGAAATGCAAGCGACCAACAGTTACTACCTAATAATGAAGGGGGCGCCTGAAATAATATTGGAATATTGTTTGCGCCTCTTGACCGACGAGGGCGACGCCGAGTTGAATCCCGAGTTGAAGAAGGAGATAAAAGCGAGCTTCATCAAACTAGCCAACATGGGTGAGCGTGTCATAGGATACTGCGATTATAACTTGCCAGTACACGAATACCCCATAGGGTACATATTCGACACCGAGAGGAAAAATTTCCCCATGGAGAATTTTAGATTCATAGGAGCGATTTCAATGATCGACCCTCCTCGCAAGGATATAGAAAAATGCATAGCGCTTTGTCGCCAAGCCGGCATTCGCGTTATTATGGTGACCGGTGATCATCCGGTCACGGCGCTAGCGATATCCAAAAAGTGTGGCACGATAACGCAGCCCAACGCATACGAGTACGCCTTCGAGCATCACATCGAGGTAGCTGACGTTCCGGAACACGTTAAAAACAAATTCCAATCTGCCGTCATCACCGGGAACCAACTACGGAAGATGACCAGCAATGAGCTGAAAGCGGCTTTCACGAGATACAGCGAGATCACATTCGCGAGGACGAGTCCGCAACAGAAACTCACTATTGTAGAAACTTTGCAGTCGTTGAAACACGTCGTGGCGGTAACCGGAGACGGCGTCAACGACTCGCCGGCTCTGAAGAAGGCTGACATCGGAATCGCAATGGGCATCACCGGCACCGAAGTATCGAAACGAGCGGCCGACATGATTCTTCTGGACGATAACTTCGGGTCGATAGTACTTGGCATAAAGGAAGGTCGACGAATTTTCGACAATTTGAAAAAGACCATCGCCTACACTCTAACCTCGAATACGCCTGAGATGCTTCCTTTCGTGCTGTACGCAATACTAGAAATACCTTTACCGATGACACTCATCATGATTCTGGTGATAAACGTCGGCACGGATCTGATGCCTGCGATGAGCCTCGCGTACGAGACGTCAGAACAGGACATCATGTCGATCCCTCCTCGAAAGACGACCGACCACCTCGTCAACGGAGTCCTGATATACATGGCCTACTTTCAAGTTGGGATGATCCAGTTCTTTGCTGGAATGTACGCGTACTTGGTCGTGTTCGCGCAGCACGGTTTTTTCCCAGCATCCTTGATGTACGTGCGCAGTGCTTGGGAGGATCCGTCAAGTAACGTAAAGAATACAATAGGCACGGTTTGGAATTATGAGAATAGAAAATTTTTGGAGCGCAAAGCGCAAACTGCTTACTTCGTCGCAGTTTGTTGGACGCAAGTATCAGATGTTATAATTTGCAAGACTCGTCGGATTTCTCTGCTCAAGAAGGGCATGACGAACCATGTGTTGAATATAAGCATCATAATTGATCTCCTGGCTGCGGCTGCTGTCACTTATATTCCAATTTGCAACGAAATCTTTGGAACGGCTCCTATAGAAGCCGCTGATTTCTTTTTGGCTATCCCATTCTTTGTTCTAATGATAGTGGCTGACGAAGTAAGGCGGTTCGTTATCAGGCGCG TAAAGGAACTGGTGCAAATCCTTGGTGTTGCAATCGACTCCTGCGCCTTTATATACGCGGGCCGTGTGTGGACTCTACCTGTGTTCTACCGACGCACGACAGTCATGTACGCTaag TTATTGATGGTGTGCTGCTTGGTGTCGGCGGCGGTGGCGGCGCCGGGCATCTACGACGGGCTGGGTCTGGGGGGCCACGCCATCTCGTACGCGGCCCCCGCCATCTCGTACGCGGCCCCCGTTGCCCACTCCATCGCCCCCATACAACCCATTGTAAAGGCTGTTGCTGCGCCC GTGGTGCGAGCGGAGCCTGTGGACCCGAACCCAGCGTACAGCTTCGCGTACGGCGTCCAGGACCCGTCCACCGGCGACCACAAGGACGCTCAGGAGACGCTGCAGAACGGCGTCGTCCACGGCTCCTACAGTCTGGTGGAACCCGACGGCCACATCAGGAAGGTTACGTACACCGCCGACCACGTTAATGGCTTCAACGCGGTCGTGCAGAGGACAGGCAACGCCCACGCG GCGCCTGTCGCAGTAGCCCACGCGCCGGTTGCGGTGGGCCACGCGCCACTTCTGGCCCCCGCGCCCGTGGCCGTCGCGGCTCCCGTGGCGAAGCTGACCCTGCCCGCCATCGGCCACCCCTGGTAG